A genomic segment from Saprospiraceae bacterium encodes:
- a CDS encoding acyl-CoA dehydrogenase family protein — MALILNEEQNMLKTSAKEFLTKEAPISALRFLRDANDKTGYDKALWQEMAAMGWAALTIDEAYGGLGFGYVGLGQILEESGRTLTASPLVATVLLGTTVINISGSESQKEALLPLIAEGNLTLSLAFEESNAHRPFSIKTKAEATGDHLVISGTKVFVLDGHVADKLIVSALIGDEIKLFLVNANAPGITIERKVMMDSRNTATVTFDKVKVNIEDKIGDKTTLEKVLDIARIGLAAEMLGASQEAFDRTLAYLKERVQFGVAIGSFQALQHRAALMFSEIEICKSMVLKALQDIDHDDPNLPLMASMVKAKVGEVAKLVSNEAIQMFGGIGMTDDEEIGFFLKRARVAQQTFGDYNYHLDRFATLNGF, encoded by the coding sequence ATGGCTTTAATACTCAACGAAGAACAAAACATGCTCAAAACTTCTGCTAAGGAGTTTTTGACAAAAGAAGCACCAATCTCCGCACTCCGATTTTTACGAGATGCCAATGATAAAACCGGTTATGATAAAGCCCTGTGGCAAGAAATGGCTGCCATGGGATGGGCTGCACTCACCATTGATGAAGCCTACGGAGGACTTGGTTTTGGCTATGTCGGCCTTGGGCAAATACTCGAGGAAAGTGGCCGGACCTTGACGGCCTCCCCGCTGGTGGCAACCGTTTTGTTGGGTACCACTGTGATAAATATCAGCGGTAGTGAATCCCAAAAAGAAGCGCTCCTCCCCCTCATCGCAGAAGGTAATCTTACCTTAAGTCTGGCCTTTGAGGAAAGCAATGCTCATCGCCCTTTTTCTATCAAAACCAAAGCGGAGGCTACAGGAGATCACCTCGTTATTTCAGGCACCAAAGTTTTTGTACTAGACGGTCATGTAGCTGATAAATTGATCGTTTCGGCCCTTATTGGCGACGAAATCAAACTCTTTCTGGTAAATGCAAATGCACCGGGTATTACTATTGAACGGAAGGTCATGATGGATAGCAGAAATACCGCTACGGTCACTTTCGACAAGGTTAAGGTAAATATCGAAGATAAAATTGGTGATAAAACAACCTTAGAGAAAGTGCTTGATATCGCTCGCATTGGCTTAGCTGCTGAAATGCTGGGTGCTTCCCAGGAAGCTTTTGACCGCACCCTTGCTTACCTCAAAGAACGGGTTCAATTTGGAGTAGCTATTGGCTCTTTTCAAGCTTTACAGCATCGGGCGGCCCTCATGTTCAGCGAAATTGAAATCTGCAAATCAATGGTTCTAAAGGCGCTCCAGGACATCGACCATGACGACCCCAACCTGCCACTCATGGCCAGTATGGTAAAAGCGAAAGTTGGTGAGGTGGCTAAACTAGTCAGCAATGAAGCCATTCAAATGTTTGGCGGCATCGGTATGACCGACGACGAAGAAATTGGATTTTTCTTGAAAAGGGCCAGGGTGGCACAACAAACATTTGGCGATTACAATTACCACCTGGATCGCTTTGCTACTTTAAATGGCTTTTAG
- a CDS encoding acyl-CoA dehydrogenase family protein gives MIDTANTNLDLFREQTHTWLEANCPQSMREPVKNGFEDIFGGGRNAVFKSEDQRIWFELMRDKGWTAPTWPKAYGGGGLSNAEAKVLAEEMAKLGCRAPLWSFGLMMLGPAILYFGTEEQKQKYIREICRGEIWWCQGYSEPGAGSDLASLQTSAQDMGDHYLVNGQKVWTSYADKADMIFCLVRTNPEASKHMGVSFLLIDMASEGVSVRPIKLISGKSPFCETFFDNVKVPKENIVGRVNEGWTIAKNLLTHERSTVGNIFGSFAPLDAFAIEAVGLDNGKLADPVLRTEVARLMINAYGLKYAIDQTIDETKAGHQPGAKSSFFKYYGTELNKDRYELMLALKGFEGLTWGETYDEGKLARDMCRTKGNSIEGGTTEVQLNIIAKHVLGLPTK, from the coding sequence ATGATTGATACAGCAAATACAAATTTAGACCTATTCCGGGAACAGACCCACACATGGCTCGAAGCGAATTGCCCTCAAAGCATGCGAGAACCTGTCAAAAATGGGTTTGAAGACATCTTTGGCGGTGGAAGAAATGCCGTTTTTAAAAGCGAAGACCAACGAATTTGGTTTGAATTGATGCGGGACAAAGGCTGGACTGCCCCTACCTGGCCCAAAGCTTATGGAGGTGGTGGTCTGAGCAACGCTGAAGCCAAAGTACTAGCAGAGGAAATGGCTAAGCTGGGATGTCGTGCCCCGCTTTGGAGTTTTGGTTTGATGATGCTCGGGCCAGCCATTTTGTATTTTGGCACAGAGGAACAAAAGCAAAAGTATATTCGGGAAATTTGCCGAGGAGAAATATGGTGGTGCCAAGGTTATAGCGAACCCGGTGCAGGCAGCGACCTGGCTAGTTTGCAAACTAGTGCTCAAGACATGGGAGATCATTACCTCGTAAATGGTCAAAAAGTATGGACCTCCTATGCTGATAAAGCAGATATGATTTTCTGCTTGGTGCGAACCAACCCCGAAGCTTCTAAACACATGGGCGTAAGTTTTCTCTTAATTGATATGGCATCCGAAGGAGTTAGTGTCAGGCCTATAAAATTAATTTCTGGCAAGTCTCCTTTCTGTGAGACCTTTTTTGATAATGTAAAAGTACCCAAGGAAAACATCGTTGGCCGTGTGAATGAAGGTTGGACAATCGCTAAAAATCTATTAACGCATGAACGATCAACGGTTGGTAACATATTTGGCAGCTTTGCTCCCTTGGACGCTTTTGCCATTGAAGCGGTTGGCCTCGATAATGGCAAACTGGCCGATCCCGTCTTGCGTACCGAGGTTGCCCGCCTCATGATCAATGCTTATGGCCTCAAATACGCCATCGACCAAACCATCGATGAGACTAAAGCAGGCCATCAACCAGGAGCCAAGTCTTCATTCTTCAAATATTATGGCACGGAACTCAACAAAGATCGCTATGAGCTAATGCTGGCACTGAAAGGCTTTGAAGGTTTGACTTGGGGTGAAACTTATGATGAAGGAAAGCTAGCCAGAGACATGTGTCGGACCAAAGGCAATTCAATCGAAGGAGGAACAACGGAAGTGCAATTGAATATCATTGCGAAACATGTATTGGGATTACCAACCAAGTAA
- a CDS encoding enoyl-CoA hydratase/isomerase family protein, with amino-acid sequence MGLINIIKKNQYEILELSRGKSNPINTDMVKEIRSQLNRVAGDDSTRGIIWTGNTPGFFSVGLDLKELYYYDEQQIRHFWENWDAMVMELVKFPKPMIAAINGHSPAGGCVLAVTCDYRMMAAGEKFLIGLNEVAVGITVPENIFQLYAFWLGKRQAYHYLMRGKLLSVTEAQACKLVDEVHEMDQLLPKAEKEMQRLLSTPDNVLFGSKRSLRAELIERLEQIPAVPLQMKLDLWFNPASRAVMKMMVDSLSR; translated from the coding sequence ATGGGTTTAATCAACATTATCAAAAAAAATCAATACGAAATACTCGAACTTAGTCGAGGTAAATCCAATCCTATTAATACCGATATGGTCAAGGAAATTCGGTCTCAACTCAACAGGGTTGCCGGAGATGACTCGACTAGAGGAATCATTTGGACGGGAAATACGCCTGGTTTTTTTAGTGTAGGACTTGATTTAAAAGAGCTATATTATTACGATGAACAACAAATAAGGCATTTCTGGGAGAACTGGGATGCCATGGTCATGGAACTTGTCAAATTCCCGAAACCTATGATAGCGGCCATCAATGGCCATAGCCCTGCTGGGGGCTGCGTTTTAGCGGTAACCTGTGATTACCGGATGATGGCAGCCGGGGAAAAATTTCTTATCGGCCTGAATGAAGTGGCGGTCGGCATCACTGTTCCCGAAAACATTTTTCAATTATACGCTTTTTGGTTAGGCAAAAGACAGGCTTACCATTACTTGATGCGGGGTAAATTATTAAGTGTCACCGAAGCACAGGCTTGCAAACTGGTGGATGAAGTTCATGAAATGGATCAATTGCTCCCCAAAGCGGAAAAGGAAATGCAACGATTGTTATCCACACCTGATAATGTACTCTTTGGGTCGAAAAGGAGCTTGCGGGCGGAATTGATTGAACGATTAGAACAAATCCCCGCCGTTCCTTTGCAAATGAAATTAGATTTGTGGTTTAACCCCGCCTCCAGAGCAGTGATGAAGATGATGGTGGATAGCCTTTCGAGGTAA
- a CDS encoding MBL fold metallo-hydrolase — translation MKDPIRIALPTLHHSLMVNTYLFLDPEPVLVDCGLNTPESWIGLNSALNKHGISLKDLKKIIITHAHIDHMGLAGRIANESEATIWVNEYSYPWAIDIKKKWGQRAQLIENLIRTESPPHDLDNASLSNLSNFLYQALDSWDNVPEKALRIFMVGDVLTFGGGKWEVIYAPGHSNTQTCFYEPTQQWFLSADMLLSSIPPPAIEFLNDDIYTREVSLVTMMRSMETMKRLKIKKVFPGHYNSFSDHVTLIDRQIARIHQRKEECAQLIQKGANRFFDIHEKMYNSPANIFTISMLRGYLDVLIAEESIVGFEQAGYMAYFVRSDHG, via the coding sequence ATGAAGGACCCCATTAGGATAGCACTACCAACTCTACACCACTCCCTAATGGTCAATACTTATTTGTTTTTAGATCCAGAACCTGTCTTAGTTGATTGCGGGTTGAATACACCTGAAAGTTGGATAGGACTGAACAGCGCACTAAACAAGCATGGTATATCTCTGAAAGATTTAAAGAAAATCATTATCACTCATGCTCATATTGACCACATGGGCTTAGCTGGAAGAATCGCCAACGAAAGCGAAGCAACTATATGGGTAAATGAATATTCCTACCCTTGGGCCATTGATATAAAAAAAAAGTGGGGCCAACGGGCTCAATTAATTGAAAACCTCATCCGAACGGAAAGCCCACCTCATGACCTCGATAATGCATCGCTTAGCAACTTGTCGAACTTTCTTTACCAAGCGCTCGATAGCTGGGATAATGTCCCTGAAAAAGCTTTGCGCATTTTTATGGTCGGAGATGTGCTGACATTTGGTGGTGGGAAATGGGAAGTAATTTATGCTCCCGGTCATTCCAATACTCAAACTTGTTTTTACGAACCAACTCAACAATGGTTTTTGTCTGCGGATATGCTTTTAAGTAGTATACCGCCCCCGGCTATCGAGTTTTTAAATGATGATATTTATACGAGAGAAGTAAGCCTGGTCACCATGATGAGGTCTATGGAAACCATGAAAAGGTTGAAAATTAAAAAGGTTTTCCCCGGTCATTATAATAGCTTCAGTGATCATGTCACACTGATTGACCGTCAAATCGCAAGAATTCACCAACGGAAAGAAGAATGCGCCCAACTTATACAGAAAGGTGCTAATCGTTTTTTTGATATTCACGAAAAAATGTATAACTCGCCTGCCAATATTTTCACTATTTCTATGTTAAGAGGGTATCTGGATGTCCTTATAGCTGAAGAATCTATTGTAGGGTTTGAACAAGCGGGTTATATGGCTTATTTTGTTAGATCGGATCATGGATAA
- a CDS encoding TetR/AcrR family transcriptional regulator yields the protein MNTKDKIIEVAIQLFNAQGFGNVSIQDIANELGVNRRNIAYHFNSKAELLEAIANEMWDQLEKERQKRRDFPSFENLNNEAKMYHAFQKRYPFIFNDLQVIRHPLLADRFRVFCLQTIKDNEAAIAFSIKLGNMKAEPFPGAYSNLCLAIWVLAMFWGFQQVIRDVKDSEEGTKVIWSLILPHFTEKGIDSFKAFFGVDFYDSIGEPFKVDLGLVFF from the coding sequence ATGAATACCAAGGACAAAATAATAGAGGTAGCAATTCAACTGTTTAATGCGCAGGGTTTTGGAAATGTGTCCATTCAGGATATAGCCAATGAATTGGGGGTCAATCGAAGGAATATTGCTTATCATTTTAATTCGAAGGCGGAGTTACTGGAAGCGATTGCTAATGAGATGTGGGACCAGTTAGAAAAAGAGCGCCAAAAAAGGCGAGATTTTCCATCTTTCGAAAATTTGAATAATGAGGCAAAGATGTACCATGCTTTTCAAAAGCGGTATCCTTTTATTTTCAATGATCTTCAAGTGATTAGGCATCCTTTATTAGCTGATAGATTTAGGGTTTTCTGTCTGCAAACCATCAAAGATAATGAAGCAGCGATTGCCTTTTCCATCAAGTTGGGCAATATGAAAGCGGAGCCATTCCCGGGGGCTTATTCCAATTTATGCCTAGCCATCTGGGTTTTAGCCATGTTTTGGGGCTTCCAGCAGGTCATTCGAGATGTCAAAGATAGCGAGGAAGGAACGAAGGTCATTTGGAGTTTGATTCTTCCGCACTTTACTGAAAAGGGGATTGATTCATTCAAAGCTTTTTTTGGAGTTGATTTTTATGATAGTATTGGAGAGCCTTTTAAGGTGGACTTGGGGTTGGTGTTTTTTTAG
- a CDS encoding four helix bundle protein, which produces MVKNFKSLNIWKRSRKFVKKIYLATAGFPDSEKFNLISQLNRAAVSVPSNIAEGCGRGTERDLSRFLDYAVGSSCEIETQLFLAYDLDFLPEKDMEYLTDEIEQIRKMIVSYQGTLRR; this is translated from the coding sequence ATGGTTAAGAATTTTAAAAGTTTAAACATTTGGAAGCGATCTAGGAAATTTGTGAAAAAGATCTATCTAGCTACAGCAGGTTTTCCAGATAGTGAAAAATTTAATTTGATTTCTCAATTGAATAGAGCAGCCGTTTCTGTGCCTTCAAATATTGCGGAGGGTTGTGGACGGGGTACTGAAAGAGATCTTTCCCGATTCCTTGATTATGCGGTGGGTTCTTCTTGCGAAATTGAGACGCAACTTTTTCTTGCCTATGACCTCGATTTTCTACCTGAGAAAGACATGGAGTATCTAACGGATGAAATTGAACAAATTCGGAAAATGATCGTCAGCTACCAGGGGACTTTGAGGCGTTAG
- a CDS encoding carboxyl transferase domain-containing protein, with protein sequence MRPLQSKVNPNSQTFKANYASMLELLQKLDKHLEESRFQGKDKHIERARTRGKLLARERLELVLDKDSPFLELLPLAGMGNRGGFGAGGTNVSGIGLVSGKLCMINSNVGTRKGGSVDYATAFKGLRIGQITRENRLPTINLVESGGANLPDQAKIFNYGGEGFREISRRSQMGIPTISVVFGNATAGGAYVPGMSDFSIFQKKAAKVFLAGPPLVKMATNEVTTDEELGGAEMHSRVSGVSDYLAEDELDGIRIAREIMSILAVGKPHFVPTEPIETPLFKSDEILGIVPANPKTPFDVRELIMRVVDGSRFSEFKPEYGSTLVTGWAKIHGYPVGILANNGVIFSESANKGAHFIQLSNKNNIPLIFLQNTTGYMVGKAYEEGGIIKNGAKLINAVSNSQVPSITLMIGSSYGAGNYGMNGRSYDPRFLFAYPNSKIGVMGSEQLAGVMEIIQRASASSLGQAYDEEKGEMIKAMLIAEAESKASAWHSSSELWDDGLLDPRETRNYLGFSLAVVYNQPIKGSEGYGVWRM encoded by the coding sequence ATGAGACCCTTACAGTCGAAAGTAAATCCTAACAGCCAGACATTTAAAGCCAACTATGCCAGTATGCTGGAACTCCTGCAGAAGCTGGACAAGCACCTGGAAGAAAGCCGCTTTCAAGGTAAAGACAAGCATATTGAACGTGCCAGAACCAGAGGTAAACTGCTTGCGAGAGAACGCTTGGAGTTAGTGCTGGATAAGGATAGCCCTTTTCTGGAGCTTTTGCCTTTAGCTGGAATGGGAAACAGAGGTGGCTTTGGTGCAGGAGGGACCAATGTGTCGGGGATTGGACTGGTTTCGGGTAAATTGTGTATGATCAATTCTAATGTAGGTACTCGGAAAGGGGGATCGGTGGATTATGCAACAGCATTCAAAGGGTTGCGGATTGGCCAAATCACGCGAGAGAATAGGCTGCCGACCATTAATTTGGTGGAAAGTGGTGGGGCCAATCTCCCTGACCAGGCCAAGATCTTTAATTACGGTGGCGAGGGATTCAGGGAAATTAGTCGAAGGTCACAAATGGGTATTCCCACTATATCTGTGGTATTTGGAAATGCAACTGCTGGTGGTGCTTATGTGCCTGGTATGTCAGATTTTTCCATTTTCCAGAAAAAAGCAGCAAAGGTTTTTCTAGCAGGGCCCCCTTTGGTGAAAATGGCGACCAATGAGGTGACGACGGACGAGGAACTGGGAGGCGCTGAGATGCATAGCCGGGTGTCGGGAGTGTCAGACTATCTGGCGGAGGATGAATTGGATGGGATTAGAATAGCCAGAGAAATAATGTCAATCTTGGCGGTCGGAAAACCGCACTTTGTGCCAACTGAACCTATCGAAACGCCCTTGTTTAAGTCGGACGAAATCTTAGGTATAGTGCCCGCCAACCCCAAAACGCCTTTTGATGTCAGAGAGTTAATCATGAGGGTGGTGGATGGGTCTAGGTTTTCGGAGTTTAAGCCTGAATATGGTAGCACCTTGGTCACTGGCTGGGCCAAGATACATGGGTATCCTGTAGGTATTTTAGCTAATAATGGTGTGATTTTTTCGGAATCGGCCAATAAAGGCGCGCACTTCATTCAATTGTCTAACAAAAACAACATTCCTTTGATCTTCCTGCAAAATACCACTGGCTACATGGTGGGAAAGGCTTATGAAGAGGGTGGAATTATTAAAAATGGGGCGAAACTGATTAATGCTGTTTCCAATAGCCAGGTTCCTTCCATTACCTTGATGATTGGCTCTTCTTATGGCGCGGGCAATTATGGTATGAATGGTCGATCCTATGACCCTCGTTTTCTTTTTGCTTACCCAAATTCTAAAATCGGCGTGATGGGCTCCGAGCAACTAGCTGGCGTGATGGAAATTATCCAACGGGCCTCGGCTTCCTCGCTAGGCCAAGCCTATGACGAGGAAAAAGGCGAGATGATAAAAGCCATGCTTATCGCTGAAGCCGAATCGAAAGCCTCGGCCTGGCATTCAAGTTCCGAACTTTGGGACGATGGACTTCTGGACCCCCGAGAGACCAGGAATTACCTTGGCTTTAGTCTGGCCGTGGTGTATAATCAGCCGATTAAGGGGAGTGAGGGTTATGGGGTGTGGAGGATGTGA
- a CDS encoding four helix bundle protein — translation MAKAIDFTRQIHELTRDFPKEELYILTAQMKRAADSIALNIAEGSTGSTNKQFSNFLGTAIRSGIEVVSCLYIGRAREIISESLFQSNYEEVTVIIKMTQALRNGIEANKEHE, via the coding sequence ATGGCAAAGGCTATAGATTTTACAAGACAAATCCATGAGTTGACTAGAGATTTCCCTAAAGAGGAGTTATATATTTTAACCGCTCAAATGAAGAGAGCAGCAGATTCTATAGCGTTGAATATAGCTGAAGGATCTACAGGCTCAACAAATAAACAGTTTTCTAACTTTTTAGGCACAGCCATTAGATCAGGAATTGAGGTTGTCTCTTGCTTGTATATTGGAAGAGCAAGAGAAATAATTTCGGAATCGTTATTTCAGTCAAACTATGAAGAGGTAACCGTAATTATAAAAATGACCCAAGCTTTGCGAAACGGTATAGAAGCCAATAAGGAACATGAATAA
- a CDS encoding biotin carboxylase N-terminal domain-containing protein has translation MNKRITIDHQPSTINNLLIANRGEIASRIIRTCRKMGIKSIAVFAEADRHAAFVEEADMAVYIGESSPVASYLNQDKIIETAKKTGAAAIHPGYGFLSENANFARRCAEEGIVFIGPNPDAIEAMGSKSKAKTLMQANGVPVLPGYLGADQREATLTEAALELGFPILLKATAGGGGKGMRIVHEAKEMAAAIQAAKREALSAFGADELMVEKYIAAGRHIEFQVFGDKHGNAIHVLERECSIQRRYQKVIEESPSPVMDETLRNRMGAAAVKAAKALHYDNAGTVEFMYDQQSGAFYFLEVNTRLQVEHPVTEAITGLDLVQMQIESAMGLPLAISQEEVKGKGYAIEARLYAEDAANGFLPVTGKIHFFELPQVEGLRVETGIRSGSEVSIYYDPMIAKIIVWDERRAGAHRKLQYVLSHLICLGMTTNQDFLRLLLQHPDLLAGDYDTHFISNKIALATLASHKVERPVHAAIAATLLGWHQRESARTLLRAMPSGWRNNFNDFQQECFLEGDSEIMLQYRYQNEGFVFKHDETRYAVQLIGVKNHQLRAEIDGIQYLFNLIQDGHTYYLHNENYGSITLLQKDRFPVQNSTKIEGGYAAPMPSQIIKVLVSEGQEVSAGDPLIILSSMKMENTIEAIADGRVEEIFAVEGDNVAAGFLLLKIS, from the coding sequence ATGAATAAGCGAATAACAATCGACCATCAACCATCAACTATTAACAATCTCCTAATTGCCAACCGGGGAGAAATCGCCTCCCGGATCATCCGCACATGCAGGAAGATGGGGATAAAAAGCATCGCCGTGTTTGCTGAAGCAGATCGCCACGCTGCATTTGTGGAGGAGGCAGATATGGCGGTATATATCGGAGAAAGTAGCCCTGTCGCGTCCTATTTAAACCAAGATAAAATCATTGAAACGGCGAAGAAAACTGGAGCAGCGGCCATCCACCCAGGTTATGGCTTTTTGTCAGAGAATGCCAACTTTGCCAGGAGGTGCGCCGAAGAAGGCATTGTTTTTATTGGCCCGAACCCCGATGCTATTGAAGCGATGGGCTCCAAATCTAAGGCGAAAACCTTAATGCAGGCGAATGGGGTGCCGGTTTTACCGGGCTATCTAGGGGCGGATCAAAGGGAGGCAACTTTAACTGAGGCCGCCTTAGAACTGGGATTTCCGATATTGCTAAAGGCAACAGCTGGTGGGGGCGGGAAAGGCATGCGGATTGTCCATGAGGCCAAAGAAATGGCCGCCGCCATTCAAGCCGCCAAGCGAGAAGCCTTGAGTGCTTTTGGGGCGGATGAATTGATGGTCGAAAAATACATAGCCGCAGGTCGACATATTGAATTTCAGGTATTTGGAGATAAACATGGGAATGCCATTCATGTTTTGGAGCGGGAATGCTCTATACAAAGGCGTTATCAAAAGGTGATTGAAGAAAGCCCTTCGCCTGTCATGGATGAAACGCTGCGAAATCGAATGGGGGCGGCAGCCGTGAAGGCGGCTAAAGCCTTGCACTACGATAATGCCGGCACCGTTGAGTTTATGTATGACCAGCAAAGTGGCGCATTTTACTTTTTAGAAGTCAATACCCGTCTGCAAGTGGAACACCCAGTAACCGAAGCTATCACTGGTTTAGATCTCGTACAAATGCAGATTGAGTCGGCGATGGGGCTGCCGCTGGCTATCAGCCAAGAGGAGGTAAAAGGGAAGGGCTATGCCATTGAGGCCCGCCTATATGCGGAGGATGCAGCCAATGGTTTTCTCCCTGTAACTGGAAAAATACACTTTTTTGAACTCCCCCAAGTGGAGGGATTACGCGTAGAAACAGGGATTCGAAGTGGTTCGGAGGTATCCATTTACTATGATCCCATGATAGCCAAAATCATCGTTTGGGATGAGCGTAGGGCCGGTGCCCACCGCAAGTTGCAATACGTGCTGAGCCACCTGATTTGTCTTGGCATGACCACCAATCAAGATTTTTTAAGGCTGCTTCTCCAACATCCTGACTTACTAGCCGGAGACTATGATACCCACTTTATTTCTAATAAAATAGCACTTGCTACTTTAGCATCTCATAAGGTAGAAAGACCGGTCCATGCTGCTATAGCAGCCACCTTACTGGGTTGGCATCAAAGAGAAAGTGCGAGAACATTACTTCGCGCAATGCCATCTGGCTGGCGAAATAATTTTAATGATTTTCAACAGGAGTGTTTCCTGGAAGGTGACAGCGAAATAATGCTACAATATCGCTATCAAAATGAAGGTTTTGTTTTTAAACATGATGAAACGAGGTATGCGGTTCAACTGATAGGCGTGAAAAATCATCAATTGCGGGCGGAAATTGACGGAATCCAATATTTGTTTAACTTGATACAGGATGGCCACACCTACTATTTACACAATGAAAATTACGGCAGCATCACCCTTTTGCAAAAAGATCGCTTTCCAGTCCAAAATAGTACGAAAATAGAAGGGGGATATGCGGCACCAATGCCTTCACAAATAATTAAAGTGCTGGTATCGGAAGGGCAGGAGGTGTCCGCAGGTGATCCTTTGATTATCTTATCTTCTATGAAAATGGAAAACACCATTGAAGCTATTGCTGATGGACGCGTGGAAGAAATATTCGCCGTAGAGGGAGATAATGTGGCGGCAGGTTTTCTTTTGTTGAAAATAAGTTAG
- a CDS encoding enoyl-CoA hydratase-related protein: protein MNLYTREQVATIHTQHFAFLEVEEKDHVLYITLDRADKKNALHPQMVNEIAYAMQYAHFEKAVWVILIQAKGNIFCAGADLKAMMGIIETHDSTIPLPNGEVLIGELFNKVYKPTITKVTGDVYAGGFFFLAGSNIVVAQDNVKFGLPEVKRGLYPFQVMAALLKVMPARKVIDWCIRGYNLPVREAEHFGLVTSVATPEKIEEEVAKIIAELKTNSPAAIRLGLEAYDTIQPTAAEHKYLFDMLQKTIMSKDGQEGLNAFREKRRPEWTGE from the coding sequence ATGAATCTATATACGCGGGAGCAAGTGGCTACCATACACACCCAACATTTCGCTTTTCTGGAAGTGGAAGAAAAAGACCATGTCTTGTACATTACACTGGACCGGGCTGATAAAAAAAATGCACTGCATCCTCAAATGGTCAACGAGATTGCTTATGCCATGCAATATGCCCATTTTGAGAAGGCCGTTTGGGTGATTTTAATACAGGCAAAGGGCAATATCTTTTGTGCAGGAGCAGACCTCAAAGCCATGATGGGGATCATTGAAACACACGATTCTACCATCCCATTACCAAATGGAGAAGTTTTGATCGGTGAGTTATTCAATAAGGTTTATAAGCCTACGATCACCAAAGTGACGGGTGATGTCTATGCGGGTGGCTTTTTCTTTTTGGCAGGTAGCAACATTGTCGTTGCTCAGGATAATGTCAAATTTGGTTTACCTGAGGTGAAAAGAGGCTTGTACCCCTTTCAGGTCATGGCCGCCCTATTAAAGGTCATGCCAGCTAGAAAAGTGATTGATTGGTGTATTCGTGGGTATAACTTACCTGTAAGGGAGGCGGAACACTTTGGCTTAGTTACTTCGGTTGCCACACCCGAAAAGATAGAGGAAGAGGTGGCAAAAATTATAGCAGAACTAAAAACCAATAGTCCTGCTGCGATCCGGCTGGGATTGGAAGCTTACGATACGATCCAGCCCACGGCAGCTGAACATAAATACCTCTTCGATATGCTGCAAAAGACGATCATGAGCAAGGACGGGCAAGAAGGATTGAACGCCTTTCGGGAGAAACGGCGTCCTGAATGGACCGGAGAGTAA